A single region of the Streptomyces sp. NBC_00236 genome encodes:
- a CDS encoding helix-turn-helix domain-containing protein, producing the protein MDAAQQEATARARDLQRSWYGEPLGALFRRLIDDLGLNQARLAAVLGLSAPMLSQLMSGQRAKIGNPAVVQRVQALQELASQVADGSVSAGEATDRMEEIKKSQGGSVLTGTGQTTTTGGAPTVRRVVREIQSLLRSVAAAGEIIDAADSLAPAHPELAEFLRVYGAGRTADAVAHYEGHQS; encoded by the coding sequence ATGGATGCAGCGCAGCAAGAGGCAACGGCCAGAGCCAGGGATCTTCAGCGCAGCTGGTACGGGGAGCCGCTGGGTGCGCTCTTCCGACGGCTGATAGATGACCTCGGCCTGAACCAGGCCCGGCTCGCCGCGGTGCTCGGACTGTCCGCCCCCATGCTCTCCCAGCTCATGAGCGGTCAGCGGGCGAAGATCGGCAACCCCGCGGTCGTCCAGCGCGTCCAGGCGCTCCAGGAACTGGCCAGTCAGGTGGCGGACGGCAGCGTGAGCGCGGGAGAGGCGACCGACCGCATGGAAGAGATCAAGAAGTCCCAGGGAGGTTCCGTGCTCACCGGCACCGGCCAGACCACGACGACCGGCGGCGCCCCCACCGTGCGCCGCGTGGTCCGCGAGATCCAGTCGCTGCTGCGGTCCGTCGCGGCGGCCGGTGAGATCATCGATGCCGCCGACTCCCTCGCCCCGGCCCACCCGGAACTGGCAGAGTTCCTCCGGGTGTACGGCGCAGGGCGCACCGCGGACGCGGTGGCGCACTACGAGGGCCACCAGAGCTAG
- a CDS encoding serine/threonine protein kinase: MGEVFAGRYELIDPIGRGGVGAVWRAWDHRRRRYVAAKVLQQSDAHTLLRFVREQALRIEHPHVLAPASWAADDDKVLFTMDLVSGGSLAHVIGDYGPLPPRFVCTLLDQLLSGLSTVHAEGVVHRDIKPANILMEATGTGRPHLRLSDFGISMRKGEPRLTETNYVVGTPGYFAPEQMMGAEPDFPADLFAVGLVALYLLQGQKPDSQALVEHFASYGTPSAPQGIPEPLWQVLAGLLQPDPQARFRTATGARKALAAAVEMLPEPGTDDEPVEVFDQIGPLPAGFGPAGPVTDQQAPQPGQATAGQQAPQPGPPAAGQQATGQQPYAPAPAAMSETGSFHLPPPPQPTASTPQAAHPLAPHPATHTTAPFPAAVPDPSQAPTSAVQHEQPLTRAYTAQHPQAPAAHRTPAPVPASHAPRTRPGPPPKVAVPVLLVALICFAVGIWALTQA, from the coding sequence ATGGGTGAGGTCTTCGCTGGTCGGTACGAACTGATCGATCCGATCGGACGTGGTGGGGTCGGTGCTGTCTGGCGTGCCTGGGATCACCGGCGCCGCCGTTACGTGGCGGCCAAGGTCCTCCAGCAGAGCGACGCGCACACGCTGCTGCGCTTCGTCCGCGAGCAGGCGCTGCGGATCGAGCACCCGCATGTGCTCGCTCCGGCGAGCTGGGCGGCCGACGACGACAAGGTCCTGTTCACCATGGACCTGGTCAGCGGCGGTTCGCTGGCCCATGTCATCGGTGACTACGGCCCGTTGCCCCCGAGATTCGTCTGCACGCTGCTCGACCAGTTGCTGTCGGGTCTTTCGACGGTGCACGCCGAGGGGGTCGTGCACCGGGACATCAAGCCCGCCAACATCCTGATGGAGGCCACCGGCACCGGACGACCGCATCTGCGGCTGTCCGACTTCGGGATCTCCATGCGCAAGGGCGAGCCCCGCCTCACCGAGACGAACTACGTCGTGGGGACGCCGGGTTACTTCGCACCCGAGCAGATGATGGGCGCCGAGCCCGACTTCCCCGCTGACCTCTTCGCGGTCGGTCTCGTCGCCCTGTATCTGCTCCAGGGCCAGAAGCCCGACTCCCAGGCGCTCGTGGAGCACTTCGCCTCGTACGGGACGCCCAGCGCGCCGCAGGGCATCCCCGAGCCGCTGTGGCAGGTCCTCGCGGGGCTGCTGCAGCCGGACCCGCAGGCCCGGTTCCGTACCGCCACGGGCGCGCGCAAGGCCCTGGCGGCCGCCGTCGAGATGCTCCCCGAGCCGGGCACCGACGACGAGCCGGTGGAGGTCTTCGACCAGATCGGCCCGCTGCCCGCCGGATTCGGCCCGGCAGGTCCCGTAACGGACCAGCAGGCCCCGCAGCCCGGACAGGCGACGGCAGGACAGCAGGCCCCGCAACCCGGACCGCCGGCGGCAGGACAGCAGGCCACGGGACAGCAGCCGTACGCACCGGCCCCGGCCGCCATGTCGGAGACGGGCAGCTTCCACCTCCCGCCGCCTCCGCAGCCCACCGCCTCCACGCCCCAGGCCGCGCACCCCCTCGCCCCGCACCCGGCGACCCACACGACGGCCCCCTTCCCCGCCGCCGTACCGGATCCCTCGCAGGCCCCCACCTCCGCGGTGCAGCACGAACAGCCGCTCACCCGCGCCTACACCGCCCAGCACCCGCAGGCTCCGGCGGCGCACCGCACGCCCGCCCCGGTGCCCGCCTCGCACGCGCCGAGAACGCGTCCGGGACCGCCCCCGAAGGTGGCGGTCCCGGTCCTGCTGGTGGCGCTGATCTGCTTCGCCGTCGGCATCTGGGCGCTGACCCAGGCCTGA
- a CDS encoding vWA domain-containing protein → MNARTHHRTARVGTLIGGVLFALVAGALPALADPPAAPDTPAAARSDGSGSLVMVLDSSGSMADDDGTGRTRMESARTAVGTVVDGLPDGYPTGLRVYGADRPRGCTDTRLVRPVRPLDRAAMKRAVAAVRPRGDTPIGLSLRKAAQDLPQPAGGSIGTRTVLLISDGEDNCGTPPPCEVAQQLGKQSVGLRIDTVGFQVKGAAREQLECIANAGNGRYYDAPDAEALARQLQRASRLSADGYRLRGERVTGAATAGGAPVLVPGQYLDTIGPGEKRYYAVDLDAVSTADFAATAVPQPGAAVDTFDALSTRIEYDEHGSCGTHTARFLQKEGAVPLTSAVARIRSEAGTRTCDRAGRYRLVVERESKKGSDAARWPLELVYGVEPPPAKGMTPAQSQTEYGRGGKEAALPAGDPRDVRGGTGFNDAETVGEGVWRDRILPSQTLWYRVPAGWGQQVRYEVEFANEPTVEGSTATYSYGATQLYTPARHPLTDGGEFHPSAMYNGRPAAVEMGGVPVAWTNRYEDRTDVWPVHAGGGFYVSVTLGAEAAEIAENPHIGLVLRVSVLGDERAGPEHGAPVAKREAARDEDKPGDSIASADSSGAGGAGWTGIAAAAGAAVMAALVAVFVYVRSRRGAAARTTRGSA, encoded by the coding sequence GTGAACGCACGCACTCACCACCGCACCGCACGAGTGGGGACATTGATCGGCGGGGTGCTGTTCGCCCTGGTGGCAGGCGCGCTGCCGGCCCTGGCGGACCCGCCTGCCGCCCCTGACACCCCGGCCGCGGCCCGGTCCGACGGGAGCGGCAGCCTGGTCATGGTGCTCGACTCGTCCGGCTCCATGGCGGACGACGACGGTACGGGGCGTACCAGGATGGAGAGCGCCCGGACGGCCGTCGGCACGGTCGTGGACGGCCTCCCCGACGGCTATCCGACGGGTCTGCGCGTGTACGGCGCCGACCGGCCGCGGGGCTGCACGGACACCCGGCTCGTACGCCCGGTGCGCCCCCTCGACCGGGCCGCGATGAAGCGGGCCGTGGCGGCGGTACGGCCGCGGGGGGACACTCCCATCGGCCTGTCGCTCCGGAAGGCGGCGCAGGACCTGCCGCAGCCTGCGGGCGGATCCATCGGTACGCGCACGGTCCTGCTGATCTCCGACGGTGAGGACAACTGCGGTACGCCGCCGCCGTGCGAGGTCGCCCAGCAGCTCGGCAAGCAGAGTGTCGGGCTGCGCATCGACACCGTCGGCTTCCAGGTGAAGGGCGCGGCCCGCGAGCAGCTGGAGTGCATCGCGAACGCGGGCAACGGCCGCTACTACGACGCACCGGACGCCGAGGCGCTGGCCCGTCAGCTCCAGCGCGCCTCCCGGCTCTCCGCCGACGGCTACCGGCTGAGGGGCGAGCGGGTGACGGGCGCGGCCACCGCGGGCGGGGCGCCCGTGCTCGTACCCGGGCAGTACCTGGACACCATCGGGCCCGGCGAGAAGCGGTACTACGCGGTGGACCTGGACGCCGTGTCCACGGCGGACTTCGCGGCGACGGCCGTGCCGCAGCCCGGGGCGGCCGTGGACACCTTCGACGCGCTGAGCACCAGGATCGAGTACGACGAGCACGGCTCCTGCGGGACGCACACCGCGCGCTTCCTGCAGAAGGAGGGGGCGGTACCGCTGACTTCGGCGGTCGCCCGGATCCGTTCGGAGGCGGGCACCCGCACCTGCGACCGGGCCGGCCGCTACCGGCTGGTGGTGGAGCGCGAGAGCAAGAAGGGCTCCGACGCCGCGCGTTGGCCCCTTGAGCTCGTGTACGGGGTCGAGCCACCGCCGGCGAAGGGCATGACGCCCGCCCAGTCGCAGACGGAGTACGGCCGGGGCGGCAAGGAGGCCGCCCTGCCGGCGGGTGATCCCCGTGACGTACGCGGCGGCACCGGGTTCAACGACGCCGAGACGGTCGGTGAGGGCGTGTGGCGCGACCGGATCCTGCCGTCCCAGACGCTCTGGTACAGGGTGCCGGCGGGCTGGGGCCAACAGGTGCGCTACGAGGTGGAGTTCGCCAACGAGCCCACGGTGGAAGGCTCCACGGCCACGTACTCGTACGGCGCGACCCAGCTGTACACGCCTGCCCGCCACCCGCTCACCGACGGCGGTGAGTTCCACCCGAGCGCGATGTACAACGGCCGCCCTGCCGCGGTGGAGATGGGCGGGGTGCCGGTCGCCTGGACCAACCGCTACGAGGACCGGACCGATGTGTGGCCGGTGCACGCCGGGGGCGGGTTCTACGTCTCGGTGACGCTGGGCGCCGAGGCAGCCGAGATCGCCGAGAACCCGCACATCGGCCTGGTGCTGCGGGTGTCGGTACTCGGCGACGAACGGGCAGGCCCGGAGCACGGAGCCCCTGTGGCCAAGAGGGAAGCTGCACGGGATGAGGACAAGCCGGGCGATTCGATCGCGTCCGCAGACAGCAGTGGTGCGGGAGGGGCAGGATGGACCGGCATCGCGGCTGCTGCCGGGGCTGCCGTCATGGCCGCGCTGGTCGCCGTGTTCGTATATGTACGCAGCCGCCGCGGAGCAGCCGCACGGACGACGAGGGGAAGCGCGTGA
- a CDS encoding DLW-39 family protein, whose product MKKLLLVALAAIGGLLVYRQIQADRAEQDLWTEATDSVPAGSGV is encoded by the coding sequence GTGAAGAAGCTTCTCCTGGTCGCACTGGCCGCCATCGGCGGGCTCCTCGTGTACCGCCAGATCCAGGCGGATCGCGCCGAGCAGGATCTGTGGACGGAGGCGACTGACTCCGTGCCCGCAGGTTCGGGTGTGTGA
- a CDS encoding DUF6344 domain-containing protein yields MSTFKAKSIWTAFITAFFALLASLGLASSTAAATEATVTEPATTSHEHRAQGVATPTAPSVRWTLPRDRALPPTMKQRIRAEAHGSSPATRTLAPDTLDTARATHGTRTALGNAQAQDGVPLPP; encoded by the coding sequence ATGAGCACCTTCAAGGCCAAGAGCATCTGGACCGCCTTCATCACCGCGTTCTTCGCACTCCTCGCGTCGCTGGGCCTCGCAAGCTCCACCGCGGCAGCCACGGAAGCCACGGTCACGGAGCCGGCGACCACGAGCCACGAGCACAGGGCCCAGGGCGTCGCAACTCCGACCGCCCCGTCGGTGCGATGGACCCTCCCGCGTGACCGGGCACTGCCGCCCACGATGAAGCAGCGCATCCGCGCCGAGGCCCACGGCTCCTCGCCCGCCACCCGGACGCTCGCCCCCGACACCCTGGACACCGCCCGCGCCACGCACGGCACCCGCACCGCCCTCGGCAACGCCCAAGCCCAGGACGGCGTCCCCCTGCCACCCTGA
- a CDS encoding superinfection immunity protein, whose translation MESVVTGLLALAGLAVCLLPSLIAFNRRTDNRWLVLAINVIFGATFLGWVVALVLALRKPEVPSAA comes from the coding sequence ATGGAATCCGTGGTGACCGGGCTGCTCGCCCTGGCGGGCTTGGCGGTCTGTCTGCTTCCGTCGCTGATCGCCTTCAACCGGCGGACGGACAACCGGTGGCTGGTTCTGGCCATCAACGTCATCTTCGGTGCGACGTTCCTGGGCTGGGTGGTGGCCCTCGTGCTGGCCCTGCGTAAGCCCGAGGTCCCGTCCGCGGCGTGA
- a CDS encoding DUF3566 domain-containing protein — MTDTRGPQPQYEGYATGPLPGEREPAPGQAGPYHPPQAYPSPPGGTQGGGRSYGGQQGAGTAQAARRPRTGARTTPRTRKARLRVAKADPWSVMKVSFLLSIALGICTVVASAVLWMVMDAMGVFETVGGTISEATGSNEGNGFDLQSFLSLPRVLIFTSVIAVIDVVLATALATLGSFIYNLSAGFVGGVELTLAEDE, encoded by the coding sequence GTGACGGATACCCGGGGCCCTCAGCCCCAGTACGAGGGTTACGCGACCGGGCCGTTGCCCGGTGAGCGGGAACCCGCACCGGGCCAGGCGGGCCCGTACCACCCGCCGCAGGCCTACCCCTCGCCTCCGGGCGGGACCCAGGGCGGCGGCCGGTCCTACGGCGGGCAGCAGGGCGCGGGAACGGCCCAGGCGGCCCGCAGACCCCGGACGGGTGCGCGGACGACTCCGCGTACCCGCAAGGCGCGCCTGAGGGTGGCCAAGGCGGATCCGTGGTCGGTGATGAAGGTCAGCTTCCTGCTGTCCATCGCACTCGGCATCTGCACGGTGGTCGCGTCCGCGGTGCTGTGGATGGTCATGGACGCCATGGGCGTCTTCGAGACCGTCGGCGGCACCATCAGCGAGGCGACCGGTTCCAACGAGGGCAACGGCTTCGACCTGCAGTCGTTCCTTTCGCTGCCGCGCGTGCTGATCTTCACCTCGGTCATCGCGGTGATCGACGTGGTGCTGGCGACCGCGCTGGCGACGCTGGGCTCCTTCATCTACAACCTGTCGGCAGGCTTCGTGGGCGGAGTCGAGCTCACGCTGGCCGAGGACGAGTAG